One Halobacterium sp. DL1 DNA window includes the following coding sequences:
- a CDS encoding tRNA methyltransferase (catalyzes the S-adenosyl-methionine-dependent 2'-O-ribose methylation of C56 in tRNA transcripts) yields MQGEPEVVVLRYGHRPGRDDRMTTHVGLTARALGADRVLLPDNAGQSDETVADITDRFGGPFGVELTDELDATIRDWEGSVVHLTMYGEPVQDVEADIREHHQTDALLVVVGGEKVPFSVYEHADWNVGVTNQPHSEVAGLAVFLDRLFDGRELEQSFEDADRRVVPQACGKRVEDLE; encoded by the coding sequence ATGCAGGGCGAACCCGAGGTCGTGGTGCTCCGGTACGGTCACCGGCCGGGCCGCGACGATCGCATGACCACTCACGTCGGTCTCACGGCACGCGCGCTCGGCGCCGACCGCGTCCTCCTCCCGGACAACGCGGGGCAGTCCGATGAGACGGTCGCCGACATCACCGACCGGTTCGGCGGCCCCTTCGGCGTCGAACTGACCGACGAACTCGACGCCACAATCCGCGACTGGGAGGGGTCGGTCGTCCACCTCACGATGTACGGCGAACCGGTCCAGGACGTCGAGGCCGACATCCGAGAGCACCACCAGACCGACGCGCTGCTCGTGGTCGTCGGCGGCGAGAAGGTCCCCTTCAGCGTCTACGAGCACGCCGACTGGAACGTCGGCGTCACGAACCAGCCACACTCCGAGGTGGCCGGTCTCGCGGTGTTCCTCGACCGCCTGTTCGACGGCCGCGAACTCGAACAGTCCTTCGAGGACGCCGACCGTCGAGTCGTTCCGCAGGCCTGCGGGAAGCGCGTCGAGGACCTGGAGTAG
- a CDS encoding O-methyltransferase: MPIVPNALERLYVLRLNRSPGATLDMFASGAFDALGVAIEIGAIDALYEEPATVSVLAERLDADADGLARLLALLDSADYVTADGEEYRLTSLSRRWVASESTDSLGPFFRFWREVVLPFCHEHATTAVLEGAPPETMYEWLDDNPEKWPLAQRAFEAATRSVSDDFVAAVDPQPDERVLDLGGGHARFSIECCLAAPGVTATVVDDPAAFDAAVENVERAGLGDRVSLVGGDYFEDDLGDGYDVALACNILHAHNERACREFLDRVHDALAPGGRVAVLDQFDSGGPLPLARTATRVVDYVYLATLGGRVHDEEAVRSWLSDSGFESVDAHEFRTAGSTLLLAEKA; the protein is encoded by the coding sequence ATGCCGATCGTTCCGAACGCGCTCGAACGACTCTACGTGCTCCGACTGAACCGCTCGCCCGGCGCGACCCTCGACATGTTCGCCTCGGGCGCGTTCGACGCGCTGGGTGTCGCAATCGAGATTGGTGCCATCGACGCGCTCTACGAGGAACCCGCGACCGTGTCGGTCCTCGCGGAGAGACTGGACGCCGACGCGGACGGCCTCGCGCGTCTCCTCGCGCTCCTCGATTCTGCTGACTACGTCACCGCGGACGGCGAAGAATACCGTCTGACGAGCCTCTCGCGCCGCTGGGTCGCGTCCGAGAGCACCGACAGCCTCGGGCCGTTCTTCCGGTTCTGGCGCGAGGTCGTCCTGCCGTTCTGCCACGAACACGCGACGACGGCGGTGCTGGAGGGCGCGCCACCCGAGACGATGTACGAGTGGCTCGACGACAACCCCGAGAAGTGGCCGCTGGCCCAGCGCGCGTTCGAGGCCGCGACGCGCTCCGTGAGCGACGACTTCGTGGCCGCCGTCGACCCACAGCCGGACGAGCGAGTGCTCGACCTGGGCGGGGGCCACGCGCGGTTCAGCATCGAGTGCTGCCTGGCCGCACCCGGCGTGACGGCGACGGTCGTCGACGACCCGGCGGCGTTCGATGCCGCCGTCGAGAACGTCGAGCGCGCGGGCCTCGGTGACCGCGTTTCGCTCGTCGGCGGCGACTACTTCGAGGACGACCTGGGAGACGGCTACGACGTCGCGCTCGCTTGCAACATCCTGCACGCCCACAACGAACGAGCGTGCCGGGAGTTCCTCGACCGCGTCCACGACGCGCTCGCACCCGGCGGTCGGGTCGCCGTCCTCGACCAGTTCGACTCGGGTGGCCCCCTCCCGCTGGCGCGCACCGCGACGCGGGTCGTCGACTACGTCTACCTGGCGACCCTCGGCGGGCGCGTCCACGACGAGGAGGCGGTCCGCTCGTGGCTCAGCGACTCGGGGTTCGAGAGCGTCGACGCCCACGAGTTCCGGACCGCCGGCTCGACGCTCCTGCTCGCGGAGAAGGCCTGA
- a CDS encoding transcription factor, producing MAFEDLLDEPVVQKYLHELVGPKGMPVAAAPPDGEVTDEELAERLGLELNDVRRALFILYEYDLATYRRVRDEDSGWLTYLWTFEYENIPENLREEMDRLLGALAERREYELQNEFYLCEVCSIRFEFGEAMDLGFECPECGSPVEAMENTHLVDAMDERIENLRSELGVKA from the coding sequence ATGGCTTTTGAGGACCTGCTGGACGAGCCCGTGGTGCAGAAGTACCTCCACGAGCTGGTCGGCCCGAAGGGGATGCCGGTGGCCGCGGCGCCGCCGGACGGCGAAGTGACCGACGAGGAGTTGGCCGAGCGGCTCGGCCTGGAACTGAACGACGTGCGGCGCGCGCTGTTCATCCTCTACGAGTACGACCTGGCGACCTACCGCCGGGTCCGGGACGAGGACTCGGGCTGGCTCACGTACCTCTGGACGTTCGAGTACGAGAACATCCCGGAGAACCTCCGCGAGGAGATGGACCGCCTCCTGGGCGCGCTCGCAGAGCGCCGCGAGTACGAACTACAGAACGAGTTCTACCTCTGTGAGGTCTGTTCCATCCGCTTCGAGTTCGGCGAGGCGATGGACCTCGGCTTCGAGTGCCCCGAGTGCGGGTCGCCGGTCGAGGCGATGGAGAACACGCACCTCGTGGACGCGATGGACGAACGCATCGAGAACCTCCGCTCGGAACTCGGCGTGAAGGCCTGA